A genome region from Pseudorca crassidens isolate mPseCra1 chromosome 20, mPseCra1.hap1, whole genome shotgun sequence includes the following:
- the LOC137215645 gene encoding zinc finger protein 211-like yields MAAAVLRDTPQGSVTFEDVVVYFSWEEWGLLDEAQRCLYHDVMLENFALVTSLGCWYGMEDEEAFSVQSVSVEQMSLGKTPTPDPSIQKTHPCEKCVMAGRDILYLPEYQGLHPGQKSYTCEACGKQFWFSPNSHQHQKHNDEKPFKRDIDRASFVTSYRFHVSGKTFTCEEVGRDFLAMLNLLQHQATLKGAKPHSSFRCGESFHSGKSHYKYSEYEKLFSYEYTLFQDEQLHTRESYYDCEKPFNQSSILINCQRTDTGARSYECSECGKSFSQSYRLIQHHRSHTAARPYKCNECGKAFSYKLRLVQHLQIHTKVRPYECGECGKSFSYSSTLIKHQRVHTGARPYKCGECGNSFSQSSNLIQHQKIHSGARPYKCSECGKSFSYKCKLVQHLRIHTGERPYECGECGKSFSHSSTLNQHQRIHTGARPYKCDECEKSFSQKSNLIQHRRVHTGEKPYECGECGKSFSQSSHIIQHRKLHTR; encoded by the exons ATGGCGGCGGCAGTGCTGAGGGACACGCCTCAG GGTAGTGTGACCTTTGAAGACGTGGTAGTGTACTTCTCCTGGGAGGAGTGGGGGCTCCttgatgaggctcagagatgccTGTACCACGATGTCATGCTGGAGAACTTTGCACTTGTGACCTCACTGG GTTGTTGGTATGGAATGGAGGATGAGGAAGCATTTTCTGTGCAGAGTGTTTCTGTAGAACAAATGTCACTGGGCAAGACTCCAACTCCAGATCCATCCATTCAGAAGACTCATCCCTGTGAGAAGTGTGTCATGGCCGGGAGAGACATTTTGTATCTGCCTGAGTACCAAGGATTGCATCCTGGGCAGAAATCATACACCTGTGAGGCATGTGGAAAACAATTTTGGTTCAGTCCAAACAGTCACCAGCACCAGAAGCACAATGATGAGAAGCCATTCAAAAGGGACATAGATAGGGCCTCATTTGTGACGAGCTACAGGTTCCATGTTTCAGGGAAGACCTTCACCTGCGAAGAAGTCGGGAGGGACTTCCTGGCTATGTTGAATCTTCTTCAGCATCAGGCCACTCTCAAAGGGGCAAAGCCACACAGCAGCTTCAGGTGTGGGGAGTCCTTTCATAGTGGAAAAAGTCATTACAAGTATAGTGAGTATGAGAAATTGTTCAGCTATGAATACACACTTTTTCAGGATGAGCAACTTCACACTAGAGAAAGTTACTATGACTGTGAGAAACCCTTTAACCAAAGCTCCATCCTTATTAATTGCCAGAGAACTGACACAGGAGCAAGGtcttatgagtgcagtgaatgtgggaaatcctttaGCCAAAGCTACAGACTCATTCAACACCACAGAAGTCACACTGCAGCAAGGCCTTATAAGtgcaatgaatgtgggaaagctttcagctACAAATTAAGACTTGTGCAGCACCTACAAATTCACACTAAAGTGAGGCCTTATGAGTGTGGTGAATGTGGGAAGTCCTTTAGCTACAGCTCCACTCTCATTAAACACcagagagttcacactggagCAAGGCCTTATAAGTGTGGTGAGTGTGGGAATTCCTTTAGCCAAAGCTCCAACCTCATTCAGCACCAGAAGATTCACAGTGGAGCGAGGCCTTATaaatgcagtgaatgtggaaaaTCCTTCAGCTACAAATGCAAACTTGTGCAGCACCTGcgaattcacactggagaaaggccttatgagtgtggggaatgtgggaaatcctttaGCCACAGCTCCACTCTTAATCAACaccagagaattcacactggagCCAGACCATATAAGTGTGACGAGTGTGAGAAATCCTTTAGCCAAAAGTCCAACCTCATTCAGCACCGGAGAGTACACACAGGAGAAAAGCCTTATGAGTGTGGGGAATGTGGGAAGTCCTTTAGTCAAAGCTCCCACATCATTCAACACAGAAAACTTCACACCAGATAA